The proteins below come from a single Mugil cephalus isolate CIBA_MC_2020 chromosome 7, CIBA_Mcephalus_1.1, whole genome shotgun sequence genomic window:
- the fcer1gl gene encoding Fc receptor, IgE, high affinity I, gamma polypeptide like: MALGSFGDMNVCYILDGILILYGIVLTVLYCRLRMTPSSSQTEKQPADGGIYAGLSARSNDTYETIGKDKKPIM, encoded by the exons ATGGCCCTCG GATCTTTTGGAGACATGAACGTGTGCTACATCCTGGATGGGATTCTCATCCTGTACGGCATCGTTCTCACCGTCCTCTACTGCAGACTGAGG atgACCCCATCTTCCAGTCAAACCGAG AAGCAGCCCGCTGATGGAGGAATCTATGCG GGTCTGTCTGCTCGCAGCAACGACACCTACGAGACCATCGGGAAGGACAAGAAGCCCATCATGTAG
- the LOC125010768 gene encoding vang-like protein 2, with product MDNESQYSGYSYKSSHSRSSRKHRDRRDRHRSKSRDSSSRADKSVTIQTPGEPLLDAESTRGDERDDNWGETTTVVTGTSEHSISNEDLTRVTKDLEESTPLECKRFVGPALGGCLSFFALLTPLAFLILPQVLWRDALEPCGTPCEGLYVSLAFKLLVLLISSWALFLRPPRATLPRFFVFRCLLMVLVFLFVASYWLFYGVRVLEPRERDYRGIVEYAASLVDALLFIQYLALVLLEVRHLQPAFCLKVVRSTDGASKFYNVGHLSIQRAAVWVLDRYYSDFSVYNPALLNLPKSILSKKMTGFKVYSLDENPTNNSTGQSRAMIAAAARRRDNSHNEFYYEEAEMDRRIRKRKARLVVAVEEAFTHIKRLHEDEVASSPKHPREVMDPREAAQAIFAPMARAMQKYLRTTRQQAFHSMESILTHLQFCITHNMTPKAFLERYLGPGPTMQYQQQNGRGRQWTLVSEEPVTSALRQGLVFSLRRLDFSLVVTVTPLPFLRLGEEFIDPKSHKFVMRLQSETSV from the exons ATGGACAACGAGTCGCAGTACTCGGGCTACTCGTACAAGTCGTCCCACTCCAGGAGCTCCCGCAAGCACAG ggACAGGAGGGACCGTCACCGCTCCAAGAGCCGAGACAGCAGCAGTCGCGCCGACAAATCTGTCACCATCCAAACTCCCGGGGAGCCGCTCCTCGACGCAGAGTCGACCCGCGGAGACGAAAGG GACGACAACTGGGGAGAAACCACCACGGTCGTCACCGGCACCTCAGAGCACAGCATCTCCAATGAGGACCTGACCCGCGTCACCAAAGATTTGGAGGAGTCGACTCCTCTCGAGTGCAAGCGCTTCGTCGGCCCGGCGCTGGGAGGCTGCCTCAGCTTCTTCGCGCTGCTCACGCCGCTCGCCTTCCTCATCCTCCCGCAGGTCCTGTGGCGGGACGCCCTGGAGCCCTGCGGGACGCCCTGCGAGGGCCTCTACGTCTCCCTGGCCTTCAAGCTCCTGGTCCTGCTCATCTCGTCCTGGGCGCTGTTCCTGCGGCCGCCCCGCGCCACCCTCCCGCGCTTCTTCGTCTTCCGCTGCCTGCTGATGGTGCTGGTGTTCCTGTTCGTGGCGTCGTACTGGCTGTTCTACGGCGTGCGCGTGCTGGAGCCCCGGGAGAGGGACTACAGGGGGATCGTGGAGTACGCCGCCTCGCTGGTGGACGCCCTGCTCTTCATCCAGtacctggccctggtcctgctGGAGGTCCGGCACCTGCAGCCGGCCTTCTGCCTCAAGGTGGTGAGGAGCACGGACGGAGCCAGCAAGTTCTACAACGTGGGCCACCTCAG TATCCAGCGAGCAGCCGTCTGGGTGTTGGACCGTTATTACAGCGACTTCTCCGTCTACAACCCGGCTCTGCTCAACCTGCCCAAGTCCATCCTGTCCAAGAAGATGACCGGCTTCAAGGTTTACTCTCTGGACG AAAACCCAACCAATAACTCCACAGGACAGTCGCGGGCCATGATCGCAGCCGCCGCCAGGAGGCGAGACAACTCCCACAACGAGTTTTACTACGAGGAGGCCGAGATGGACCGTCGGATCCGCAAACGCAAGGCCAG GTTGGTCGTGGCGGTGGAGGAGGCCTTCACGCACATCAAGCGTCTCCACGAGGACGAGGTGGCCTCGTCTCCCAAGCACCCCAGAGAGGTGATGGACCCCCGGGAGGCGGCTCAGGCCATCTTCGCCCCGATGGCCCGGGCCATGCAGAAGTACCTGAGGACCACGCGGCAGCAGGCCTTCCACAGCATGGAGAGCATCCTCACGCACCTGCAGTTCTGCATCACGCACAACATGACGCCCAAG GCTTTCCTGGAGCGTTACCTGGGCCCCGGCCCCACCATGCAGTACCAGCAGCAGAACGGCAGGGGGCGCCAGTGGACCCTGGTGAGCGAGGAGCCCGTGACCTCGGCCCTGCGTCAGGGCCTCGTCTTCTCCCTGCGGCGCCTGGATTTCTCCCTGGTCGTCACGGTGACGCCGCTCCCCTTCCTGCGGCTCGGGGAGGAGTTCATCGACCCCAAGAGCCACAAGTTCGTCATGCGGCTGCAGTCGGAGACGTCGGTGTGA